The genomic DNA CGCTCGGTTCACTGCCGCCATCGCCTTCGGCACCGCCACCTGCGCCTTGCGCATCGTCTGTCGCACCGCCGCTGTTGTCCGCGCCACCTCCGGTATTGTCACCGCCTGTGAGCCCGGCTCCAAAGGCGCCGCCAGTTCCAGACAAAAAATTGTTGATTGCACTATAGAGGCCACTGGCCTGAGCCGCCGATAACGTAATCGCCGGACTGGGAGAATCGAAGACGGAGGAGACCGCCGTGGTTTGATAGGCGGTATTGAGGGTGACCGAGGATGTTTGGGTGCTCACGGTGATAGAACCGGTTACTTCACCTTGTCCTTCGCCCTCGGGCATCATGGTCACAGTATTGAATTCACCCTCCGCCGCCGCCCTGCCGCCGACTTTGGTTCCGCGAATGCCGAGCGTGGCGACCGGAGTGCGGACGATCATGTCATCAGGATTGTTGGCCGCGATCTCCCCGCTGACGAAAACAAATACGCCCTGCACCACCGAAAAGCTCGATGAGCCCTCCAGCGAAGTTGGGTCAAAAATCAATTCGTCCAGCACCATGCGGCCTTCTTCGCCGAGTGAAAATTCGGTTTCATCGATGAACACCACGGCGACCGCAGCGCCGGCGCCGGTCTCGAGAATATCGCCCTGGAATATTGAAGAATCCTTGCCCAACGTCACCGTGGTGCCGTCAACGCGCGTCGCCGTGACTTCACCAACCGATTCGCCGACGCGAACAATAGGCGCCTCTTCAATACCGTCTTCGGATTGCGCGTATTGGCCGGGCGATGCCGGTCCAGCCAAGGCCGCTACCAGATCGAACGGCAAAAGCGCGCCGCCTTCAGTCATCAGATCTGCTTGGGTCGCGGCGCTGAAATATTCGACGATGACGAATTGTGTGCCGTCGGGCGCAGTGATCAGGAGGTCGGAGCCGGCTCGGTCAAAATCGGCATGCAGCAGCATGTCGCCGCCGGGGACAATGATTTCAGCCGCGCCCTGAGCCGAAATGGGGATCGGGGCACTGCCTGTCGCGCCGGTCAAAGCCGATGACGCAGCTGCGAATACGTATTTTCCCTGTTCAATACTCACGCGTCTCTCCTGGGACTATTGTCCGCGCAGGGTTTTCCGGCTTCTCAAAATATTCGGAGGTAGCCGCCCAGAGTTAACTAACAATAGCACATCAAAACTATATATGGAGGAATTTTAGGTTGCAATTGCAACGATTTAGATGAAGCGAAACAGATTGTTAGATCGTCGGCGAGCATCAAGATTCATCATCTTCGCCGAGAAATCTACGCACCTCTTGCAAGAAATTTGCAACGGAGATGGGCTTAGAAATATAGGCGTCGCAGCCGGCCTCCAGGACCCGCTCCTCATCGCCACGCAAAGCCAGCGCCGTAACCGCGATAATCGGTATGGCGCGAAGTTCTGGATCCGCTTTGAGTTGTCGGGTGACGTCGAGGCCGGATACATCTGGCAGCTGAATATCCATAAGGATGATATCCGGCCGATGCTCACGCACCATTTCGAGCGCCCGCGAACCATCCTTGGTTTGCAGGGTTTCGATGCCGGACGCTTCGAGGAGATCTCGCATCAATTTTAAATTAAGAGCGTTGTCCTCGACGATCAGCGCCGTCTTTTTCATCCGTCCCACCATTTATTCAAGAATTTTATTACAGGATCAGGTTAGTAAGAACAGTATAGCTAACAAGACTGATAAGACCACCAAAGCCACGACGAGGCGTTTGAATATGTGGGCCGCCAATCCGAAAAGGCCGCGTTTTCCGGTTCGTTTGCCGCCACGGCTATCCAATCCGGACAGAATAACCATATAGAGCCGCATATTTTTGCGGATTAGCGACGGCGTATCGAAGCGAAGATCGACCATATGTCCAGCGCCGGTTGATTCGCCGAACACCATTTTTAGCGCCGCCAATTGAGGTGAGGTGAAGGTACCTCGCAAATCTGCAGGAATTCGTTCAAAGAATTGCCGAATGAACGGATCGCGTGCCGCTCTTTCGTCTATAGCCATAGGTATTCGCTTTGCTGCCGATTACGAGAGTTTGTAGGCACGGAACCATTCATTACAGGGTCAGGCGATCAATCAACTCAAAATAATATGATCGTGCCGTGATGGCTATGAAATCTAGTCCGCCGGCGCGGCTGCCGTATCGTATCGCCGCCCGCTAGATGCGCCGTCTGGATCATTATCTGACCTGCCTCGCATGGCTGGTGCTCCGCCACGTGACCGTTTTAGCCACACCGCAGAGTAGCGCTGGGACGTGACATCAACAAGTACCGCTGGTGCGTGACATCAAGGAGGATGGTTGTTGCCGCCCCGGAGTGGGACGGCGCATCCGTCTACGGGCGTAGCATTAATTATCCATAATGATGTTGCCGTTTTCGACTTCGAAGACGATCACCGCGCCTTCCTTCGGCGCCCAAGCGCGGGCCAAGCGGTGGCCCTCGGAGATATCGGCCGGCGACAATAACTTAGCCAATTTCTCGCGATTTGTGACTGCTACATTGTGCTCGCGGCTGGGGGGTAATTTTTCAGTCGATAGGGAAAACCATTTATATGCTTGAAGAAGGTCGTGCGGCCTGCCCTGGCCGGTGCCGAGCATGGTGGCCATATTATGGCCAGCCAGCATGTTTCCACGGTCAACCGCCATGGCATACCAGGTGTAGGCTTTGGCAGGGTCCGGCGCGACGCCCAATCCCATCTGATAGGCGAGCCCGAGGCTAAACATTGCGCGGGTATCGCCGTCTTTTGCCCGCCGGTTCCAATCTTCGACCATCTCCGGTTGGGTGTCTTTGGCCACGCCGCCGCGAATGACGGCCAGGGTCAATTCGGAAGAGCCGGCCGGGGCTGAATTTAATGCGGACTCCAGTTTGGTGAATTCTATAAATTGGTTCCAATAGGTATCGACGGCGCGATCATTGAGCGATTCACACCCCGCCAACGCCAACACCATCCAAATGGAAAGAATTATGTGTCTGGATCGTCGCATCACTCGGCTTTCATCACGCATAACGGGCATTTAATTATGCCCGTTCAATCAAATTTATCCCCAACAGACGCTGAATATAAACGATGCTAATATAAAATTGAAACGTCGATTAGTCAGACTCCGTCTCAAGATATTCTCTGAGCACGACCGCGCCGTTGTGTAGCATATCTTTGGTAGCGAAGACGAAGGTTACGCGTTGCCCGGCGCAGATATTCCGTAGCGAACACACCGCCGATTGGTTGTTGCTCAGTTCCAAGACGTAGCGCGCACGAAATTGCTGCCAGCGCTCCGGTCGATGACCAAACCAGGTTCGAAGTTCCGGACTAGGCGCAACATCCTTCACCCAGTGATCGAGTGCGGCGTCGGATTTGGATAGTCCGCGCGGCCACAAACGCTCAACGAGAATACGCACACCGTCTTCGTCCGCGGCGGGTTCGTACGCGCGCTTCAAGCCTATGTATCTAGGAGCCATCGCCAAATCCGTCGTAAATAAGACGCCCAACATAGACTCAATATGCGTCTATGCTAAGTTTCGTGAGTGCCGCCACCTGGGAGTCAGCAAACCCCACCATGGATCAAAGCGAGTATCGAGCGCGATGATAAAGCTGTACCGTTTTCCCCCTCTGGAGAAGTTGCCGTCTGCCAGCCCGTTCTGTGTAAAAGTCGAGGCCTATATGCGTATGGCGGGGATCGCCTACGAGACACGCGACATAACCGATCCGCGCAAATCGCCGAAAGGCAAGGTGCCTTTCATCCGCGACGGCGAAACGGAGGTCGCGGATTCGGCGCTCATTATCGAATATCTTAAAAGCCGTTACGGCGATCCGCTCGACGCCGGCCTGAGCGCCGCCGAGCAAGCCACGGCCCTCGCCTATCGCCGGTTGTTGGAAGAGCATTGCTATTTCTGCATCGTCCAAATTCGTTGGATACGGGAGGAAAATTGGCGGCGTTCAAAAGCCCGCTATTTCTCATCTCTGCCGCCGCCACTGCGCTGGATATTGCCGGGTGTGGTGCAAAGACAGGTGCGCCGCGATTTGCGCGGGCAGGGCATCGGCCGTCATACGGATGCCGAAATCAACGCCCTGGCGCTAGAGGATTTGCGCGCAATATCGAAATTCTTGGGTGAAAAAACCTATCTTATGGGCGCGGCACCGACTTCTCTCGACGCTGTGGGCTACGGATTTTTGAGCAACTTGCTGTATGCGCCCTTCGTACTGCCTATCCAGGCTGAAGTAGACGAGCTTAAGAATCTCACCGCCTATTGTGAGCGCATCGAAAAGAAATATTTCGCCGACATTTGAGCGGCCGGCGCGGTGGAAACCGCTCTCACCATTGCCGCGCTAAAGTGAAAGCGCCTGGCGCGCGGCCTCGACCACGGCGTTCGCGGTAATTCCGAATTTTGCGTATAGCTGGTCTGCTGGCGCCGACGCGCCGAATCCGCGCATGCCGATCATGATGCCGCCAGCGCCAAGATATCGCTCCCAACCAAATGAAACAGCGGCTTCAATGCCGATGCGCACGACTTCGCCGCCGAGCACGCTGTTGCGATATGCCTGGTCCTGCGCGTCGAACAATTCCCAGCACGGCAGCGAGACGATTCGCGTCGGGTAGCCTTCGGTCTCCAAAACCTGACGGGCGTCCGCCGCGATTGCGATTTCCGAGCCGGTTGCGAGCAGAACGACACGGGGTGTTCCGCCGGTCGCCTCGTGCAGCACATAGCCGCCACGCGCCGACAGGTTTTCATCGCTAAGCGTAAAGCGCTGTGCGGGTAACCCCTGGCGGCTCAGCGCCAATACCGAAGGGCCGGAGCGATTTTCGATTGCCGCTTGCCAACATTCCGCGGTTTCCATTGCATCTGCCGGGCGGAACACATTGAGATTGGGCATCGCACGCAAGGCCGCGAGATGCTCGACCGGCTGGTGGGTCGGGCCATCTTCACCGAGGCCGATAGAATCATGCGTCATGATATAAATAACGCGCTGGCCCATAAGCGCCGACAAGCGAATAGCCGGGCGGCAATAATCGGAGAAAATCAAAAATGTGCCGGCGTAGGGAATGCAGCCGCCATGTAGCGCCATACCGTTCATCGCCGCCGCCATGGCGTGTTCGCGCACGCCGTAATGAACATAGCTGCCGCTAAAATCGCCGGGTGCAATCGCTGCCATTCCGGCGACCCGGGTGCCGTTCGAGCCACTAAGATCGGCCGAGCCGCCGACCAATTCGGGCAGCGTTTGAAATAGTACCTCTAGCGTTTTCTGGCTCGCCACGCGGCTCGCGATCTTGGGCTGATCTGCCGCCAGAGCGCGCTTGAATTCCACTAAGCCGGCGCTCCAATCGTCGGGCAATTTGCCGCTTGACACCCGCTCGAATTCGGCCCGCAGTGCGGCATCGCTAGCGGCCAATCTGCGCTGCCAATCGGCATGCGCTTCGGCCCGCCGGACTCCGGCTTCGCGCCAGAGCGCAAGAATTTCAGCCGGCACGGTAAACGGTGGATGGGGCCAACCGAGGCGCTCTCGCGTTCCGGCGATCTCCTCCGCGCCGAGCGGCGCGCCGTGGCTCGCCTCAGAGCCTTCCTTAGTGGGCGCGCCAAAGCCGATCCGCGTGCGGCAGACGATCAGTGCCGGCTTCGCGGATTTCTGCGCCGCTTTGAGCGCCCGAGCAATCGCTGCGGGGTCGTGACCGTCGGCGTCAAAGGCGTCCCAACCGCTGGCCTGAAAGCGCAGCATGGCGTCGTCGGAAAGTGCCAGTTCGGTCGCGCCATCGATCGAAATGCTATTGCTGTCATAAAGCACGATCAGCTTGTTGAGTTGTAAATGACCGGCCAGGGAAATTGCCTCGTGGCTGATTCCCTCCATTAGGTCGCCGTCGCCGGCCAGCACATAGGTGCGGTGATCGACAATCGCGTCGCCAAAACGCGCTGCCAACATGCGTTCCGCGATCGCCATGCCGACCGCGGTGGCAAGCCCCTGGCCAAGCGGCCCGGTCGTGGTCTCGATGCCGGCGGCGGCGCCGTATTCCGGGTGTCCCGCTGTGCGGCTGCCGAGCTGACGGAAATTGCGGATCTGATCGATATCAATATCCGGGTAGCCGCATAGATAGAGCAGCGAATAGAGCAGCATCGAGCCATGCCCGGCCGACAGGACGAAGCGGTCGCGGTCCGGCCAATCCGGATGGGCAGGGTCGTGCTTAAGGAACTGCGAGTAGAGGACGGTGGCAACGTCGGCCGCGCCGAGCGGCATACCGGGATGGCCAGAATTTGCCGCCTCGACCGCATCCATGGAGAGCGCACGGATGGCGTTGGCCATGTCGCGGTGGGCGGTGTTGCTCGGTTCGGAGTTCGCGGCTGATTCCGTCATGCTCATTTGTCTTGCTGTGAAAACCCGCACGCAGCGGCGAGACGCCAATGCGCATGTGATCAAGCAACATGACGACGCTCGCCGGGAGCGTCAACAGCCTGTGTAATGCGCCCCATACAGTTGACTGCCAAGTCCGCCTGGTCTAAGTGTTTGATGGTGAGAAGTCGGTTTCGGAATTTATGACAACATGCTGATAATACTAAATGATGCCGAATCTTGATGAATCTGTAGCGCGTCTCGGGAGGGCAGTCGAGAAGTTGACGCAGGCGCTCGAAAACGGCTCCGCGAAGAGCGGCGCAGGGTCGGCTGTCGGGCTCGCCGAGTCGCTGCGTACCGTTCAGCGGGAGCGCGATGGTCTTCATGCCGATCTCGAATCTCTTCGCGCCGAACATCGCAAATCGGGCTCAGCCTTGCGCGATGCGCAAGAAAATTACGCCGCCATGCAAGTGGTCAGCGAGGCCGTCGCCGGCCGGCTAGATGGCGCGATCGGCGATCTGAAAACATTGCTCAACGAATAGGGTCGGGGCGTATGGCTCAATTATCCGTCACCATCCACGGACGCAACTATCCCATTGTCTGCGACGATGGCCAAGAAGAGCATGTGACCCGGCTTGCCGCCTACATTGATAAGCGGGCAACGGAAATCGCCGAGACGGTCGGGCAGGTAGGCGAAGGCCGCTTGTTGGTGATGACGGGTCTTCTTGTCGCCGATGAGTTGTCCGAAGCTTATGATGAGATGGAGCGGCTGCAAGTCGCGTCAAAAAGCACAGAAGACACAATTCGCAGCGAAACGCGCGAGAACCTGGAAGCAAAAGTCGCACCGGTTGTCGAATCTCTGGCCGTTCGCATCGAAAATATTGCCGCCGGCCTAGAGAGCGACTAAGTTCCGCTTGGGCGGTTGCTGCGGAGCGTGACACGCCGTAGTTTCCCGGGGCCAATAACTTCCTCTAGGGAGCTGTCTCTGCCGAGACTGTGGTTTCGGTATGCGGCGCCCACCTGCCTTGCAGGCCTGGAGGAAACTTGCAGCGTGGCGGCTGCTGCGGCGCCGCCCACCTTCAATCCGACATGTGGTTTCTCTTGCCGTGAAAAGATCAGACGCCGTTTGGGAAGCCAAGAATGCGCTCCGGGAGTATGCCGGCGCTCGCCGGCGGCTCGCCCACCGCCAGAGTGGGCCAGGCGCCGGCGTCCGTGCCGCTGATCACTGCTTGGCCAATTTGCCGGTGCCTCCGGGCGCCATTATTTCGGGCTATTGGCCCATACGTGATGAATTCGATGTCATGCCGGTAATGCGCCGCCTGTCTGGCGCCGGCTATCGCTGTGCGCTGCCCTATGTCGACAAGAAGCGCCACGTCTTGGAGTTCCGTGAATGGCGGCCCGGCACGGTCATGCTCGAAGGTCCGTTCCGCATTCCCGAGCCGACCGAAAATGCCGCCCAACTAACGCCGACCCTCCTGCTGGTGCCCTTGCTCGCGTATGATTCAGATGGCTTTCGCCTCGGCTATGGTGGCGGCTATTACGACGGCGCGTTGGCCGATCTCAGAGCCGCTGGAGGGCCTGTCTTGGCAGTTGGCATGGCGTTTTCCGAGCAACTGGTCGAACACGTTCCGCATGGCGACAGGGACGAACGGATGGATTGGATCGTGACCGAACGCGGCGCCATGCTGTTTGCCGGTGAATCTCAAAAGGACGGTGAATGAGAATATTGATGTGCGGCGACGTGATGGGGCGCTCGGGACGCGATGTGCTGAATGCGCATCTTCCGGAGCTGCGCGAATCACTGAAGCTCGACTTTGTTCTCGTAAACGCAGAGAACGCGGCCGGCGGCTTCGGCATCACAGGTGAGATTTGTCGCACCCTTTATCAATTGGGTGCCGATGCCATCACCCTTGGTAATCACGCCTTTGACCAACGGGAAACCGCTTCTTACATAGAAAACGACGCCAAGCTCATTCGCCCGGCCAATTATCCGCCGGGCACGCCCGGACGCGGAAGCGGCCTGTTCCGATTGGCCGACGGGCGAAAGGTTCTGGTCATTCAAGTGATGTGCCGTCTATTCATGGACGCTATCGACGATCCATTCGCCAGTCTCAAGGCGGAGTTAGAGCCGTACCGCCTCGGCGCCAATGTGGATGCCATTCTGGTCGATATTCACGGCGAGGCGAGCAGCGAAAAGCAGGCGCTGGCCTATTTGGTCGATGGTCGCGTTTCAGTCGCCGCCGGCACACATACCCACGTGCCGACCGCGGATCATATGATCCTGCCGGGCGGCACCGGGTTCATGACGGATATTGGTATGTGCGGCGCCTATAACTCGATCATCGGCATGGAGATCGCGCCAGTCATCGAACGCTTTACGCGTAAAATGCCGGGCAAACGATTTACACCCGTCCTCGATGACGGCACGTTGGCGGCTATCTATGTAGAAACCGACGACGACACGGGCTTGGCCAAGCGCGTCGCACCGGTGCGCATTGGCGGCGTTTTGACTCCGGCCATGCCGGGTTGAACGCGCCTGGCGGAGAAATTATTTGCCCGCGCGCGCGGCGCTGGCGGTGGGCCTTAAGGCGGCTCTGGTGATGCCCTCGACGCCGCCCGGCAGCGCACCGCCGGGCCCCGCCGCAGGACCCGCAACTGCCGCTGCCGGGGTCTCCACAATCGTTGCCACGGCGCTCGCCATATCGATTTCGACGACGCGGTTTATCGCGCTCACGGTCGCCAACAAGCGCGCCGCATCATCACCGCAATGCTCGATCGCCAATTCAACCAACATTTTTAGCACATGGCCATAGGCGCCAAGATACCAGCGCGGCTCGAGGCCAGCCTTTTCATGTGCTTGGCCCATGCGGCTGACGCGGGCAAAATAGCCATCGTCAAACTGACAGGAAAACAGGTTCAACAGGTGCTGGCCCTGTTCCCGGCGGAGACACGCAATGCCCTCGGCGCTTTGGGTCAGCAGGCGCATCTCCGGCCAGGACGAAACATATTTCAGAAATTCGGCAATGACGTCGTCGATACGCTGCTCGACGACGGGGCGAAACTCGGCCAGAAGTTGACGCGCTCCAGCGTCAAGTTCGGGGTGCGCACGGCCCTCAATAAGGGCCGCGTCAGCCGTCGCTTCCGCCGTTTCGAAGGTCTTTGTTCGCGCCGCCATTTATCCTCCAGCGGGTAGAAGGCCGTGATCCGGCATCTTATGCCATAGTGGCAGCATGCCGGTCTGATAATATTTAACACCAAGCAAGGCCGTTCGAACAGATTCAACATAAGGAGACCCAACAGCGTGACGGAACATAGTGCGGCAAACAGTCAAAGCTGGGACGTAAAACTATATGATCAGTCTTTTGGCTTTATCTCAGAATTTGGTGCCGGGCTGGTCGAACTGCTGGCGCCAAGCCCAGGCGAGCGCATCATCGATCTCGGCTGCGGAATAGGCCAGCTCAGTGCCCAAATCGCGGCCCAGGGGTGCGAAGTCATCGGCATTGACGCCGATGCCGAGATGATCGCGACGGCGCGGCGGAAACATCCGGACGTTCAATTCATCTGTGCGGCGGGCGAAGATTTCGCGGTCGATGTACCGGTCGACGCAGTGTTCTCCAACGCAGCGCTGCACTGGATGAAGCAGCCCGAACCGGTGATCGCCAGCGTCGCGCGAGCGTTACGGCCGGGCGGCCGGTTTGTCGCCGAGATGGGTGCGCACCGCAACGTGATGACCGTTACCGAAGCGCTCTATCAAGCCCTGGCGGAGCAGTCGGTGGCGCGCGCGAAGGTCGAGTTTCCATGGTATTTTCCGCGCACCGGGGCCTATGTCAGCCTCCTGGAGGCGGGCGGCTTCGACGTCACGCATTTGCACTATTTTTCGCGCCCCACACCGCTCGACAATTGCCCGAACGGTTTAAGCGATTGGATACGCATGTTCGGGCAGAATTTTCTCGCCGCAACGCCGAGCGGTGGTGAAGCGCAACTGATGGCGCGTGCGGAAGAGTTGTGCCGCGATCGTCTTTGCACCGATGGCCGCTGGTTGACCGATTATACCCGCTTGCGATTTCGCGCCGATCGTTTTGACGGATAGGATGGAGGCATATGATTGTCACGCGTTTGTTGGCATGTTCCGCGGCAGCTGCTGTGGCAGCTTTTTTGATTTTCATCCCCGCGGCACCGGCTGTCGCCTATGACCCGACTACCGGCGAAGCGCTTCACCAGGCATGCGCCGGCGCCGCGCCGCATGTTTGCCTTTCCTATCTCGCCGGTATCATCGATATGCATGAAGCCGGCCTGTCAGGCGGAGAAGTGCAGCTGTTCTGCCCCGAGAACGCGCCGCCGGAGAAAGTCGGCCGCGGCGTCTGGCTATATTATGAGCAGCATCCCGACGCCCTGGAACAGCCAGCGGCCTTGGGTGCGGTTCACGCGCTGGCACTCATGTTCCCGTGTGAGTAGGCCGCAGCCGCCTAAATTCGGCCACATTGGGTGATTATTGCTAAGGCTGTGAAATTACACGGGATTTGGTATGCTAGAGAATCCAAGTCACTAAATAGAGTATCGAGGCAAGAATGTCCGGACATGCAAAATGGGCCAATATTCAACATCGCAAGGGGGCCCAGGACGCGAGGCGTGCCAAGCGCAACGAAAAACTGGTGCGCGAGATCATAGTCGCCGCGCGGCAAGGCGCGCCCGACCCTGAGCATAATGCGCGATTGCGTACGGCAATCATTGCCGCCAAGTCGCAAAGCGTGCCCAAGGAAAATATCGACCGGGTCCTTAAGAAGGCCCAAGGAGGCGGCGACGACGTCAATTTCGACGAGCTCTGCTATGAAGGTTTCGGGCCGGGTGGCATCGCCATGTTAGTCGATGCCGCGACCGATAACAGGAACCGCACCGCGGCCGAAGTGCGCTCGATCTTCAATAAATATGGCGGCGCATTGGGTGAATCGGGCAGCGTGAGTTACATGTTCGAGCGCATCGGTTCGGTCCACTACGCAAGCGATGCGGCGAGCGCTGACGAGATGTTCGAGGCCGCGCTCGAGGCCGGGGCAAGCAACTGCGAATCCGATGCTGACGGCCATGAGATTTCGTGCGCAATCGAAGATTTCGGCGACGTCAGCGACGCTTTGGGCGAACGCTTTGGGATACCCGAAGATGCCGGCCTGACCTGGAAGCCGCAAACCACCATTCAAATTGAAGAGGATGTAGCCGAATCCTTGTTTAAGCTGATGGAGGCCTTGGACGATTGCGACGATGTGCAGACTGTCTCGGCCAATTTCGAAGTCAGCGACGACGTGATGCAGAAGCTCTCGGCATGATCGGCGTGCGGCGTTTCATCGGCTTAGATCCGGGCCTGCGTGCAACGGGCTGGGGCGTAATTGAGGCCCAGGACAATCGTTTGCGTCATCTCGCCAATGGCACGGTGGCGACGGATCCGGATCTGGAAACCGCCGAGCGCCTGCGTCAACTTCATGACGGCCTGGCACGAATATTAGCCGAGTGGGCGCCCGACGACGCTGCAGTTGAAGAAACCTTCGTCAACCGCAATCCCCGCTCCACGCTCAAATTGGGTTTAGCGCGCGGCGTTGTGCTCTTGGCGCCGGCCCTGTTCGGCCTCCGCGTCGCCGAATATTCGCCCAATAAAATCAAGAAATCCGTGGTCGGTGCGGGGCATGCCGATAAAACCCAGGTCGGTGTTATGGTGCGGCATTTACTGCCCGGCTGCGATCCTGCGGACGCGGATGCCACCGATGCCCTGGCCGTCGCCATTTGTCATGCTCATCACGCCGCGACCGACGGCCTGTGGCCGTCCATTCGGGCTGCGGCCGTCTGAGGCGCCGTGCCATGATTGCAAAACTGAGCGGCAAGCTGGATTCAACCGGCGATGGCTGGGCGGTGATAGACGTCGGTGGCGTCGG from Pseudomonadota bacterium includes the following:
- the ruvC gene encoding crossover junction endodeoxyribonuclease RuvC — protein: MIGVRRFIGLDPGLRATGWGVIEAQDNRLRHLANGTVATDPDLETAERLRQLHDGLARILAEWAPDDAAVEETFVNRNPRSTLKLGLARGVVLLAPALFGLRVAEYSPNKIKKSVVGAGHADKTQVGVMVRHLLPGCDPADADATDALAVAICHAHHAATDGLWPSIRAAAV